From a single Micromonospora sp. WMMD1102 genomic region:
- a CDS encoding ferredoxin: MRVTVDAERCIGPGMCALTAGEVFDQHQEDGTAIVLRPEPPAEVQDSVREAVGLCPAAAIILSPDGGR; encoded by the coding sequence ATGCGGGTCACCGTGGACGCCGAACGCTGTATCGGCCCCGGCATGTGCGCCCTGACGGCCGGGGAGGTGTTCGACCAGCACCAGGAGGACGGCACGGCGATCGTGCTGCGACCCGAACCGCCCGCCGAGGTGCAGGACTCGGTCCGCGAGGCCGTCGGCCTGTGCCCGGCCGCCGCGATCATCTTGTCGCCCGATGGCGGCCGGTAG